A genomic region of Zalophus californianus isolate mZalCal1 chromosome 1, mZalCal1.pri.v2, whole genome shotgun sequence contains the following coding sequences:
- the COMMD2 gene encoding COMM domain-containing protein 2: MLLDLSEEHKEHLAFLPQVDSTVVAEFGRIAVEFLRRGSNPKIYEGAARKLSVSSDTIQHGVEGLTYLLTESSKLMISELDFQDSVFVLGFSEELNKLLLQLYLDNRKEIRTILSELAPDLPSYHSLEWRLDVQLASRSLRQQIKPSVTIKLHLNQNGDHNTQVLQTDPATLLHLVQQLEQALEEMKTNHCRRVVRNIK, encoded by the exons ATGCTGCTGGACCTGTCGGAGGAGCATAAGGAGCACCTGGCCTTTTTGCCGCAAGTGGACAGCACGG TGGTCGCGGAGTTTGGGCGGATTGCGGTGGAGTTCCTGAGGCGAGGCTCTAACCCCAAGATCTACGAAGGCGCAGCCA gaAAACTCAGTGTGAGCAGTGACACTATCCAGCATGGTGTGGAAGGATTAACATACCTCCTCACTGAAAGCTCAAAGCTTATG ATTTCTGAACTGGATTTCCAAGACTCTGTTTTTGTTCTGGGATTCTCTGAAGAATTGAACAAATTATTGCTTCAGCTTTATCTGGACAACAGAAAAGAGATCAGAACTATTCTGAGTGAACTGGCACCAGACCTTCCAAGTTACCACAGCCTTGAATGGCGACTAGATGTACAG CTTGCAAGCAGAAGCCTCAGGCAACAGATTAAACCATCAGTGACTATAAAGCTACACCTTAATCAGAACGGAGATCACAACACCCAAGTTCTGCAGACAGACCCAGCCACTCTGCTCCATTTGGTTCAGCAATTGGAACAAGCATTGGAGGAGATGAAAACAAACCACTGTAGGAGAGTTGTGCGCAATATCAAGTAG